In the Euphorbia lathyris chromosome 5, ddEupLath1.1, whole genome shotgun sequence genome, one interval contains:
- the LOC136230036 gene encoding very-long-chain 3-oxoacyl-CoA reductase 1-like, translated as MELCFVDKLKAQPLWLLALFSLGSLSVLKFFFVFLNWFYVNFLRPGKNLKKYGSWALVTGPTDGIGKGFAFQLARKGLNLVLVARNPDKLKEVSDSIQSKYGKTQIKTVIVDFSGDLDEGVKRIKESIEGLDIGVLINNVGVSYPYARFFHEVDEDLLRNLIKVNVEGTTKVTQAVLPGMLSRKRGAIVNIGSGAAIVIPSDPLYAVYAATKAYIDQFSRCLYVEYKKSGIDVQCQVPLYVATKMASIKRSSFFVPSTDGYARAGLRWIGYEPRCTPYWPHSLLWGLLSIVPEWAIDKWRLGFCLNIRKRGLKKDSMKKE; from the exons ATGGAGCTCTGTTTTGTTGATAAGCTCAAGGCTCAGCCTCTTTGGCTCCTCGCGCTATTCTCTCTAGGTTCTTTATCCGTTTTGAAATTCTTCTTCGTTTTCCTCAACTGGTTTTACGTCAATTTTCTCAGACCCGGGAAGAATCTGAAGAAATACGGGTCTTGGGCTCTCGTTACCGGACCTACTGACGGTATTGGTAAGGGTTTTGCTTTCCAATTAGCTCGTAAGGGTCTTAATCTGGTCTTAGTCGCTCGAAATCCTgataaattgaaagaagttTCTGATTCGATTCAGTCTAAATACGGAAAAACCCAAATCAAAACGGTTATCGTTGACTTCAGTGGCGATTTAGACGAGGGTGTGAAGAGAATTAAGGAAAGTATTGAAGGATTGGATATTGGGGTTTTGATTAACAATGTTGGGGTTTCATATCCGTATGCTAGATTCTTCCATGAAGTGGATGAAGATTTGTTGAGGAATTTGATTAAAGTAAATGTAGAAGGAACTACTAAAGTTACACAAGCTGTTTTGCCTGGGATGTTGAGCAGGAAAAGGGGGGCTATTGTTAATATTGGTTCTGGTGCTGCAATTGTTATTCCTTCTGATCCTCTTTATGCAGTTTATGCTGCTACCAAAGC GTATATAGATCAGTTCTCCAGATGTCTTTATGTTGAGTATAAGAAAAGTGGGATTGATGTGCAGTGTCAG GTTCCTCTTTATGTGGCAACAAAGATGGCATCAATAAAGAGATCGTCATTTTTCGTGCCATCGACAGATGGTTATGCTCGGGCAGGGTTACGTTGGATAGGGTATGAGCCTCGTTGCACTCCATACTGGCCTCATTCCCTTCTTTGGGGTTTGTTAAGCATTGTGCCTGAATGGGCCATCGACAAATGGCGGCTCGGGTTTTGCCTTAACATACGGAAGAGAGGACTAAAGAAAGACTCTATGAAGAAGGAATAG